The following is a genomic window from Bactrocera tryoni isolate S06 chromosome 2, CSIRO_BtryS06_freeze2, whole genome shotgun sequence.
GATAGAGACTATATTATCTATATTAAGTAttgatagtgaggccgcagagtctgttaaaattggtaaaagatgactactcctctttgacttagcaactgaactccatctggcaTCGGCCTAAATCGGTCTATACATGGCTAATTCGCCTACAAGATTAACCTATCTATTTCAAGCTCTTCGAAGTGCTAGTTCTTCTTTCTAGAATGAAGAGATAAATTTGTGTTCCTTGTCTGCTGGAGAGGTGaaggattatataaaaaattttttcatattacaaATACACTCTGAAGTTTCAGAATGGTCGAAGAACGGTGTGGCAGCCACTCATTCACTATTTTGGGATACttctaacaaaataaatatttgataagtattttttcttataagaaCTACACTACAAAGTTTAACAATAGTTGAAGAATGACAACCACTAAAACAGTTTTCCTAAAACTTGAAGACTTAACAAGATTCGAGTCCACGATCCGCAGTTTAGTATActttcaacaaaataacaaacgAGTCTGTGTATTAAAAAAACGGATAGATAAGAAGAGGCCCTATCAAAGGTCTAACTTCAAGCAACATTTTGTGGATAGCACTACTGCGGTCTGTTGATTGGAGACAATTGTAAAATAgttgaaattgttgttgcttgggTGCCTGGCCAAAGCGAAATCActggaaactgcaaagctaACGAGCTCCCAAGTAGCGGTATTTTCGGCCTAATTACAAGGTAGTGGTGAGGAGTCGATTGTCTTACGCTAAGACCTACCGATCTAAATGAGGTTAGATCTCCTTGCGCAGTTTGGTTGTCTTCCTGCATCTTAGCACTGAACCTATGGACCTCGAGTGAGCTTAGCAGGCATTTGTCGATCACTAGCTTTTGTGTCAAGAGGTCAACTGAAATACATGCCCTCAACAAGGTTTATCTTGTCGCAATCGTAGGATTTTTTAATGCACATTATGCAAAAGGCATCCATccggtaaaaaatatttataatatcttATCCAACGCAAATTGACAAGTTGTATGGAGTAAGGTGAGGTAGAAACATCCAAGCACTTTTTCCTCCATTATTCAGCTTTTTCAAGACTGAAGTTGACATCATGGCAGTGAGATTCCTATTTGCGATTATAATTTGATCGGATTTAACCAAACCTAATCTAGGATCAGTCTGGGAACTTTATCACGACAatgtaaaaatgcaaatttcaagATCCTATGTAAAGTTTCAGTTAGTGGGGATAGGCAAGGTGGTGGCTTGCTTACTATGTTTAGAATTATGGTCAAATGAGAGATAATGTCTAAAAAGGAACGAAAAACGTTTGTGGAGTCCAGAAGCCTAGCGTTTTTCTGAAAAGGCGCAATAACTTTTAGGATATGGTAATAAATCTTCTTCTTTtgcaagagaaaggttctacggaagatttatggtcctttacgcagTAGCAACGACAAATACCGCAGTCAATGGAAAGAAGAGTTGTATGAAATATACGATGACATCGAAATAGTTcatcgaattaaaagacagcggctacgctgggtaggtcatgtcgtccgaatggatgaaaacattcctgttttgagagtattcgacgcagtacccgccggcggaagcagaggaagactaagacctccgctccgttcgaaagatcaggtggagaaggatctggctacacttggaatctccaattggcgtcaaacagtTATAGCCACGTAAGctatgtctacgccaataaagaagaagaagaatacatcTTCACGCTATTTTGTGATCAAAAGTAATGTAGCAACGTCTCAACTATTTACCGAACTAAATATTTGGAAGGAGGGTTGGACTAACACATACTGTTACTTACTTTTCTTCGCAATCAAAAGGCTTGTTACGCGACGCAGAGCTTCTCTTggtgatttatttaaaaatgaggGCGTCAAATTTGGTGGCAAAGTCAATGGTTTTCTTGACTGACCAGTCCCAGACATGCCAGCTGCACTATCCCAAACGCGCGACGAACTGAGACGATCAATATTCTCGGTAGATGCGGGACGCATGGAACGTTGTTTGGGATACCAGCCGCGCGCCGGTGCGCCAGCCATGCGCAACATCTCGTTCGATGCAAGCGCGTGATTCATGGAACGTTGACGGCACATGCCAGCACCGAAGGTGTTGCCACCTGGGAGAACAAAAACGTTATAGAACTGTTATTTCTAATAACAAGTGTGCATACCTCCCGGAATACCGCCCATGGTGTTACCCATATTAATACTATGTGAGGTGCTGGAACGAGGCGCTGTACGCGAACCACTTATGGCACTTTCGGGTTGACGTCTGAACGGTGTGCGCGGTATGTCACAGCTTCTGCAAAACGATCGAGGAAGGCATGAGCAGCGTCTATTAGTTAAATGCGTTGTACTCTACTTACCCTCTTGCAAAAATTGGTGTCTCCGGCAGACTGCATGAAGTTTGCAAACGCAATTCTTCGCGTGGTGACTGTTTCAGACTACGCTTGGTGCCATAGGAAACATAACGTTTCGTTGAATACGAGCCATCATATTGTGATCCCGTTGGCGTAGTAATACCACTACCGTAACCTAACATTTTCGGCGATCGCTTCTTATAATGCGAATCAATGGACCAAGATTTCATCGTATTCGCCGAGTGGCCACGATGTGGGGGCACAACCGGTGGCATATTTTCAAAAGCAGGCGGTGGTAATGGTGGCAATTCGTTGCTGAGATAACGCAAAGCGCTCATATTGTCACGATTTCGTCGTTCCTCGCCGCCCAACGAGGACGGCGTATGTATTTCGGCAGTTGTCGTTTTCTTAAAGCCTTTGCCAAGGCTACGGTTGCTCTCGTTTACTAGGATCGGATCTTTCGGAGATGGTGGCAGTGGCAGAGCATCATAATCCTAAAAAATGATTATACACTTTGCAATATTGTGGCAAGCCTTGAAGATCTAAGTTATACTTACGAATAGATCGGGATTTGATGACGGTGGCGAAGGCGGCAATGGACCAAACGCGCTTTGAGACAATAACATCTCTTTGGCACTCTCAGACTTATGCACACCGGGACGAAATTCGAGTGGACGTTTATGATGTGCACCACCTTCAACGATGCGTACGGCGGCAATATCTCCACGTAGCAGTGCATTAATATTGCCATCGACCTTGTCTGTATCTTTACCTGGCGCTCCACTATAGCTAAAGTCACTGTATTGTTCCTCTTCCTCTTCGAGTGTTGGTGCAAGATCGGTGCGTGGAGTCGTTGTTGTTGAGGAGCGGAGGTCTGTAAGCGAGTTTAAGAGggtatttcatatttttggataatcgataaaaatataaGTGGTTAATCCTAgtaagaaactattttaatcaagccttggaaaaaattacacatAACGTAGCGTACTAAGACCATATATGGACACCTTGATCTCTTTAATTTTCTTCTCTTTGtgaattattttgatttgaGAACCATTTTCAGAGATATATGTATTAGACAGAACTAAAGAAGTATCTTAGCGAACAGCATATTCGagataataaaaagtaaattttttagattCAGACTCTATTTATATGGCATAAATCAtaaggagttgcctttatgtcgctatgtctgaatttggtatccccgcaaaactaatgagacggtgtaaactgacgttgagcaataccaaaagctccgtcaggattggcaaggacctctccgagctctTCGATATCacacgaggtttcagacaaagcgactccctatcgtacgATTTCTTCAAGAGAAactaattcgagctgcagaggttaatcgagaaggcacaatcttctataagactGTAAAGCCGATGGTATTGGTCATTGgtctcaacatccgcgccgttagttctacttaCTCCAGattggataaagaagcgaagcgaATGGGTCTGTACTGAACGggagaaaaacaaaatatttcctgtcatcaaacaaacagtcgtcgctacttggctcccacgtcactgctcacaatcataacttcgaagtcatagataatttcgtctattttggaacctgcattaacaccaacaacaatgtaagTTCTGAAATTATTTGACGCAAtgcccgctgggggaagcagttggaaagatcaggtggagaaagatctggctacacttggaatctccaatcggttccaaatagcgaaaagaaagaacgactggcgcgctgttgtaagctcGGCTAAAACCGTGTAAgtgatgtctacgccaatagagaagaagaagataaatcTTTTCGATTAAACATACTGCACAAAGGCATCGTACACTAAAACAATTCCTGCCTAAAATCTTTTTGTTCTCACCCGAAAACTCTTGTCCTTTTAAGCAGCCTGCTGCATCATTCTTGTAGCCATACATATTGCACGcatcaaaactatttttaccCGAAATAAAGGTTGCAACTTCGTTAGGCTCATTTTCTTCAGTTTCTTCATAACTCGAAGACTTTGTGTTGATCGAATCGGTGCTACGTCTCTTGGGTTCTCTATTAAGTGATGTCTTCTTAACAGGGACAAGAAGTTCTTGAAAAAAGTAGCAAATTAAATAAGAGTTCATGGTAATGCGGGAAACAAACTAACCTTCAGACGACGAACGGTCGCCTTTATGCACAGCCAGCATTTCTttggtaaaaatatttggtaattGTGGCTCGAGATTTAAAGAAAGACGATCACTATAAAAGTACACAAAATCGAATTATTTATGTGAAAGTTTCGTTTGAAATACAATTTACCGCGGTGATGGCAAGGTTGGCCCTTGTGGCGCTAATAATTCTCCGCTATGCCTAACGTTCGCGTTTAATGTCTCACTCGGCCTACAGTTTTCATGACCCTCCATGGAAGAGAACTCTTCATAGTCGCTTTGGTCGCGTGTATCTACGCGATCGAGCGCTTCAGCATCCTTTTGAAATATATCCATTGCTGTTGGTGGTTTATTTGTGGGCCGTCGTATGATAAAAGTACCTTTACCCAACATACTCGTATTCCCGTGTCGATACATGCAGTGATTTAAAATATCCCCAGAGGATGTTGTGTATTGATCGGACCCATCCAAGGCGTCTATAACAATCGGTTCTCGGCGATAAGCGCGTTCATTTTCTTTGGTGTAAAAGACGTCACTAGCCACAATGGGTAAGGGGTAAACACCATTCTCCGTTGTAGCAACACAATCGAGAGTCTGGAAGCGTTAAAGCATATTGTGTATAAGAAACTAATTAGTTGTGAGCGCGTTTCAAAACAGCTTACATGCTTTCGTGTCGATTTCTTTTTCGCTGAACTTTTCGACTTCTTTTTGTTACTCTTAAAATGTATTTCCCACGCAATACCGGTTTGTTTGTGTGGTGAGGAGTGCGATGTAATTGGCGATAATGATTGCTCTTCAATTGAATCGTCCGAGAAATCATCTTCACTTACTAACCTAAATTCATTTGCAATGTTATCCTTACGTATATAtggctttttcaaaatattatttggtaTATCCAACGCTTTATTATCCATCAGACCAATACAATTCGAACTTGACGACGACGATGAAGAAGAGATCGAGGACAAAGGATTAAGTATATGGCAAACTTCTTTGTGTTTCTCAACGGAGGATAATATACGTTGTGGACGATTGGATACGCGCTTATTCTCTGAAGGTGGTGAATAGCGGCCAGGGTATATTGTAACGGGATGCTCATTTAGAA
Proteins encoded in this region:
- the LOC120767834 gene encoding uncharacterized protein LOC120767834 isoform X2, producing MATSSDLLHTNESNNCSDESISNCANSSNLAESQADEESIQTNNADSEAATSPGVHENEDVDSKADFGATPCHEKTEQAEAEVAVDEQPQQQAQQQQQLEPVEQTTTLVSSSATETQRPEAHSNFSPDEIPEPIKVLDDIISEFEDTSKPANAGGNGENQSEDDGYMSLSRKNMHKQDFENVSQSSIGSNVPPITTPTKEFHEFNNTTDVTCQSLETPAEQNIIQSTLPKARPASALTSNNYSSLPCCGARSTSLDGKTTRGVSCNGERNKLGIDISAVHNAVLRGGLAKLPEPILNEHPVTIYPGRYSPPSENKRVSNRPQRILSSVEKHKEVCHILNPLSSISSSSSSSSSNCIGLMDNKALDIPNNILKKPYIRKDNIANEFRLVSEDDFSDDSIEEQSLSPITSHSSPHKQTGIAWEIHFKSNKKKSKSSAKKKSTRKHTLDCVATTENGVYPLPIVASDVFYTKENERAYRREPIVIDALDGSDQYTTSSGDILNHCMYRHGNTSMLGKGTFIIRRPTNKPPTAMDIFQKDAEALDRVDTRDQSDYEEFSSMEGHENCRPSETLNANVRHSGELLAPQGPTLPSPRDRLSLNLEPQLPNIFTKEMLAVHKGDRSSSEELLVPVKKTSLNREPKRRSTDSINTKSSSYEETEENEPNEVATFISGKNSFDACNMYGYKNDAAGCLKGQEFSDLRSSTTTTPRTDLAPTLEEEEEQYSDFSYSGAPGKDTDKVDGNINALLRGDIAAVRIVEGGAHHKRPLEFRPGVHKSESAKEMLLSQSAFGPLPPSPPSSNPDLFDYDALPLPPSPKDPILVNESNRSLGKGFKKTTTAEIHTPSSLGGEERRNRDNMSALRYLSNELPPLPPPAFENMPPVVPPHRGHSANTMKSWSIDSHYKKRSPKMLGYGSGITTPTGSQYDGSYSTKRYVSYGTKRSLKQSPREELRLQTSCSLPETPIFARGSCDIPRTPFRRQPESAISGSRTAPRSSTSHSINMGNTMGGIPGGGNTFGAGMCRQRSMNHALASNEMLRMAGAPARGWYPKQRSMRPASTENIDRLSSSRVWDSAAGMSGTGQSRKPLTLPPNLTPSFLNKSPREALRRVTSLLIAKKKNTKERKGKPYSDTTLDGNLPFEQETALPPTPKEQARNFNNTSQKPQKKKGLFKSLWKKTKHFSLDQ
- the LOC120767834 gene encoding uncharacterized protein LOC120767834 isoform X1, encoding MATSSDLLHTNESNNCSDESISNCANSSNLAESQADEESIQTNNADSEAATSPGVHENEDVDSKADFGATPCHEKTEQAEAEVAVDEQPQQQAQQQQQLEPVEQTTTLVSSSATETQRPEAHSNFSPDEIPEPIKVLDDIISEFEDTSKPANAGGNGENQSEDDGYMSLSRKNMHKQDFENVSQSSIGSNVPPITTPTKEFHEFNNTTDVTCQSLETPAEQNIIQSTLPKARPASALTSNNYSSLPCCGARSTSLDGKTTRGVSCNGERNKLGIDISAVHNAVLRGGLAKLPEPILNEHPVTIYPGRYSPPSENKRVSNRPQRILSSVEKHKEVCHILNPLSSISSSSSSSSSNCIGLMDNKALDIPNNILKKPYIRKDNIANEFRLVSEDDFSDDSIEEQSLSPITSHSSPHKQTGIAWEIHFKSNKKKSKSSAKKKSTRKHTLDCVATTENGVYPLPIVASDVFYTKENERAYRREPIVIDALDGSDQYTTSSGDILNHCMYRHGNTSMLGKGTFIIRRPTNKPPTAMDIFQKDAEALDRVDTRDQSDYEEFSSMEGHENCRPSETLNANVRHSGELLAPQGPTLPSPRDRLSLNLEPQLPNIFTKEMLAVHKGDRSSSEELLVPVKKTSLNREPKRRSTDSINTKSSSYEETEENEPNEVATFISGKNSFDACNMYGYKNDAAGCLKGQEFSDLRSSTTTTPRTDLAPTLEEEEEQYSDFSYSGAPGKDTDKVDGNINALLRGDIAAVRIVEGGAHHKRPLEFRPGVHKSESAKEMLLSQSAFGPLPPSPPSSNPDLFDYDALPLPPSPKDPILVNESNRSLGKGFKKTTTAEIHTPSSLGGEERRNRDNMSALRYLSNELPPLPPPAFENMPPVVPPHRGHSANTMKSWSIDSHYKKRSPKMLGYGSGITTPTGSQYDGSYSTKRYVSYGTKRSLKQSPREELRLQTSCSLPETPIFARGSCDIPRTPFRRQPESAISGSRTAPRSSTSHSINMGNTMGGIPGGGNTFGAGMCRQRSMNHALASNEMLRMAGAPARGWYPKQRSMRPASTENIDRLSSSRVWDSAAGMSGTGQSRKPLTLPPNLTPSFLNKSPREALRRVTSLLIAKKKNTKERKGKPYSDTTLDGNLPFEQETGEQRFRTLPPTPKEQARNFNNTSQKPQKKKGLFKSLWKKTKHFSLDQ